In Lepidochelys kempii isolate rLepKem1 chromosome 8, rLepKem1.hap2, whole genome shotgun sequence, a single genomic region encodes these proteins:
- the LOC140915566 gene encoding zinc-binding protein A33-like isoform X1 translates to MAGRSQEQSLREELTCAICCELFSDPVMLDCMHHFCRACIQGYWGRCPRVASCPQCRREFSSRTFRPHYLVSGVVEKVRKCSSEDHKRKMQKHLENALRAHQREMENFVRMKHTAEEDICSLTKASGELNSKIRAEFERLHQILEEKERVVLMELAKEEEQLLLRLRGDIMQLEEGISELGKNIEHIQEILNKTGDSLLLEVESVAIRPPVHVEAQPALDIEHHRERYSGPLQYIFWRQMLQSIHPAPTPLTFDPESAHPNLIFSKDLTAVTESDRRQPVCTSPKRFQQCVNVLGSESFDSGSHYWEVWVGSKTKWDLGVAAESVDRAAKVKLCPESGYWALRLRNGTEYWATATPWVRLAPRSCLRKVGVLLDCKEGKVAFYDAEDMTHLFTFHQAAARRFCPFFSTCFSDGKLNVEPMRICHLTL, encoded by the exons aTGGCTGGCCGGAGTCAGGAGCAGAGTCTGAGGGAAGAGCTGACCTGTGCCATCTGCTGTGAGCTTTTCAGTGACCCTGTCATGCTGGATTGCATGCACCATTTCTGCAGAGCATGCATCCAAGGCTACTGGGGCAGGTGCCCCCGTGTGGCTTCCTGCCCCCAGTGTCGAAGGGAGTTCTCCAGCCGCACCTTTCGCCCCCACTATCTGGTGTCGGGGGTTGTGGAGAAGGTGCGGAAGTGCAGCTCAGAGGACCACAAGAGAAAAATGCAG AAACATCTTGAAAATGCGCTGCGAGCTCACCAGAGAGAGATGGAGAACTTTGTGCGAATGAAGCACACGGCGGAGGAGGATATTTGCAGTCTAACG AAAGCCTCTGGGGAGCTGAACTCTAAGATTCGGGCAGAATTTGAGCGACTTCATCAAATCctggaggaaaaggagagagtTGTGTTGATGGAGCTGGCCAAAGAGGAGGAGCAGTTGTTGTTGAGGCTGCGTGGGGACATCATGCAACTGGAGGAGGGGATCTCAGAGCTGGGAAAGAACATTGAGCACATACAGGAAATCCTGAACAAGACGGGAGACTCATTACTGCTGGAG GTGGAGAGCGTGGCTATCAG GCCCCCAGTGCACGTGGAGGCACAACCTGCCCTGGACATAGAGCACCACAGAGAGCGGTACAGCGGCCCCCTGCAATACATCTTCTGGAGACAAATGCTACAGTCAATCCACCCTG CTCCCACCCCGCTGACATTTGACCCCGAATCAGCCCACCCTAACCTCATCTTCTCCAAAGACCTGACTGCAGTGACGGAGAGCGACAGGCGCCAACCTGTCTGCACCAGCCCCAAGCGTTTCCAGCAGTGTGTGAACGTGCTGGGCTCTGAGTCCTTTGACAGCGGGAGCCACTACTGGGAGGTCTGGGTAGGCAGCAAGACCAAGTGGGACCTGGGGGTGGCAGCAGAGTCCGTGGACCGGGCAGCCAAGGTCAAGCTGTGCCCTGAGAGTGGCTATTGGGCACTTCGTCTGAGGAACGGGACGGAGTATTGGGCCACAGCCACCCCATGGGTGCGCCTTGCCCCGAGGAGCTGTCTCCGGAAGGTGGGGGTCCTTCTGGACTGCAAAGAGGGGAAGGTGGCGTTCTACGACGCTGAAGACATGACCCACCTCTTCACTTTCCACCAGGCTGCTGCACGCAGGTTTTGCCCCTTCTTCAGCACTTGCTTCAGCGACGGCAAGCTGAATGTGGAGCCCATGAGAATCTGCCACCTGACTCTGTAA
- the LOC140915566 gene encoding zinc-binding protein A33-like isoform X2 — translation MAGRSQEQSLREELTCAICCELFSDPVMLDCMHHFCRACIQGYWGRCPRVASCPQCRREFSSRTFRPHYLVSGVVEKVRKCSSEDHKRKMQKASGELNSKIRAEFERLHQILEEKERVVLMELAKEEEQLLLRLRGDIMQLEEGISELGKNIEHIQEILNKTGDSLLLEVESVAIRPPVHVEAQPALDIEHHRERYSGPLQYIFWRQMLQSIHPAPTPLTFDPESAHPNLIFSKDLTAVTESDRRQPVCTSPKRFQQCVNVLGSESFDSGSHYWEVWVGSKTKWDLGVAAESVDRAAKVKLCPESGYWALRLRNGTEYWATATPWVRLAPRSCLRKVGVLLDCKEGKVAFYDAEDMTHLFTFHQAAARRFCPFFSTCFSDGKLNVEPMRICHLTL, via the exons aTGGCTGGCCGGAGTCAGGAGCAGAGTCTGAGGGAAGAGCTGACCTGTGCCATCTGCTGTGAGCTTTTCAGTGACCCTGTCATGCTGGATTGCATGCACCATTTCTGCAGAGCATGCATCCAAGGCTACTGGGGCAGGTGCCCCCGTGTGGCTTCCTGCCCCCAGTGTCGAAGGGAGTTCTCCAGCCGCACCTTTCGCCCCCACTATCTGGTGTCGGGGGTTGTGGAGAAGGTGCGGAAGTGCAGCTCAGAGGACCACAAGAGAAAAATGCAG AAAGCCTCTGGGGAGCTGAACTCTAAGATTCGGGCAGAATTTGAGCGACTTCATCAAATCctggaggaaaaggagagagtTGTGTTGATGGAGCTGGCCAAAGAGGAGGAGCAGTTGTTGTTGAGGCTGCGTGGGGACATCATGCAACTGGAGGAGGGGATCTCAGAGCTGGGAAAGAACATTGAGCACATACAGGAAATCCTGAACAAGACGGGAGACTCATTACTGCTGGAG GTGGAGAGCGTGGCTATCAG GCCCCCAGTGCACGTGGAGGCACAACCTGCCCTGGACATAGAGCACCACAGAGAGCGGTACAGCGGCCCCCTGCAATACATCTTCTGGAGACAAATGCTACAGTCAATCCACCCTG CTCCCACCCCGCTGACATTTGACCCCGAATCAGCCCACCCTAACCTCATCTTCTCCAAAGACCTGACTGCAGTGACGGAGAGCGACAGGCGCCAACCTGTCTGCACCAGCCCCAAGCGTTTCCAGCAGTGTGTGAACGTGCTGGGCTCTGAGTCCTTTGACAGCGGGAGCCACTACTGGGAGGTCTGGGTAGGCAGCAAGACCAAGTGGGACCTGGGGGTGGCAGCAGAGTCCGTGGACCGGGCAGCCAAGGTCAAGCTGTGCCCTGAGAGTGGCTATTGGGCACTTCGTCTGAGGAACGGGACGGAGTATTGGGCCACAGCCACCCCATGGGTGCGCCTTGCCCCGAGGAGCTGTCTCCGGAAGGTGGGGGTCCTTCTGGACTGCAAAGAGGGGAAGGTGGCGTTCTACGACGCTGAAGACATGACCCACCTCTTCACTTTCCACCAGGCTGCTGCACGCAGGTTTTGCCCCTTCTTCAGCACTTGCTTCAGCGACGGCAAGCTGAATGTGGAGCCCATGAGAATCTGCCACCTGACTCTGTAA